In the Aromatoleum bremense genome, one interval contains:
- the drmB gene encoding DUF1998 domain-containing protein encodes MSKEFIQVRLSHVLGQSGVGAIVRGANGLVVVQDTREWTDRHGEPAGKLIPYVERVRAALDLQALREPPVAKELANGQIDGTCVPATRFPSWMRCPSCGVLYLRPWKEAPADNALHCHWEKCKSKPRLEQVTWVLAHPAGYLADVRWKFLAHRHASTPAQKNCQLRDKLKLIDRGYDQRVLRCDREMGGCGAETLFRGDERLPFGQQRMQPWTREDIAPPDVAPPGDSDEGRQNLAQVLAINDTRAYAPKVVSVLIIPPESRVRKGTVVDLLYRNSAERKKLDSARTPSDKKRAIKKLATEYRCQPQDIEAALSDLDRGYPLYGENLTPGQLRESEFEAFLEVLPDQRDDEDLVTRNKSNEWHALEAANDLSAESKAIVRCVQHLVRVDRLKAVKVFRGFSRLGGEVTVLPDIVGQPDWLPAIELYGEGIFIALDEGRLGCWEQQPAVLARLENLQRRFAQSGRDEPNPLTPRFMLLHTLSHLLMRQIESEGGYPAASLIERIYCTHAPERMAGILIHVAVPDIAGSLGGLAELAEPKRFLGILSRALEHAGWCSLDPVCSEHDGQGPGLLNRAACHACTLVPEPACEYGNTLLDRCFIKGDDSHGLPAFFGAP; translated from the coding sequence ATGTCCAAAGAATTTATTCAAGTACGATTGTCGCATGTGTTGGGCCAGAGCGGCGTCGGCGCGATTGTGCGCGGAGCGAATGGCCTCGTAGTGGTTCAGGACACCCGCGAGTGGACCGATCGCCACGGCGAACCTGCCGGCAAACTGATTCCATACGTTGAGCGCGTCCGTGCTGCGTTGGATTTGCAGGCGCTGCGCGAGCCGCCTGTTGCTAAGGAATTGGCCAATGGTCAAATCGATGGCACCTGTGTGCCGGCAACGCGGTTCCCGTCCTGGATGCGTTGCCCTAGTTGCGGTGTGCTCTATCTGCGCCCGTGGAAAGAGGCCCCTGCGGACAACGCACTTCATTGCCATTGGGAGAAGTGCAAGAGCAAGCCGAGGCTGGAGCAGGTCACCTGGGTCTTGGCCCATCCAGCGGGGTACCTGGCCGATGTGCGATGGAAATTTCTTGCCCATCGGCATGCAAGCACTCCAGCCCAGAAAAACTGTCAGCTACGCGACAAGCTTAAATTGATTGATCGTGGCTACGATCAGCGTGTCTTGCGCTGTGATCGTGAAATGGGCGGGTGTGGCGCTGAGACCCTGTTTCGCGGCGATGAACGACTACCATTCGGCCAGCAACGCATGCAGCCATGGACAAGGGAAGATATCGCGCCGCCAGATGTCGCTCCCCCCGGTGACTCCGATGAGGGCAGGCAAAACCTAGCCCAGGTGCTTGCCATTAATGACACGCGCGCCTATGCTCCCAAAGTGGTGTCCGTGCTGATCATTCCACCGGAATCCCGCGTTCGCAAGGGCACAGTTGTCGATCTCCTTTATCGGAATTCGGCCGAGCGTAAAAAACTTGATAGCGCCAGAACACCATCAGATAAAAAGCGTGCCATCAAAAAGCTGGCAACCGAGTACCGATGCCAACCACAGGATATTGAAGCAGCATTATCCGATCTTGATCGCGGCTATCCCTTGTATGGCGAAAACCTCACGCCAGGACAATTACGGGAAAGCGAGTTCGAGGCCTTTCTGGAAGTCCTGCCAGATCAGCGCGATGACGAAGACCTGGTCACGCGAAACAAAAGTAACGAATGGCACGCATTGGAAGCGGCCAATGACCTGAGCGCAGAATCAAAAGCCATTGTCCGCTGCGTTCAGCATCTTGTTCGCGTGGATCGACTCAAGGCAGTAAAGGTGTTCCGCGGATTTAGTCGTCTTGGCGGCGAAGTCACGGTCCTGCCGGACATCGTTGGGCAGCCCGACTGGCTACCAGCCATTGAATTGTATGGAGAGGGTATCTTCATTGCACTGGATGAAGGCAGGCTGGGATGTTGGGAGCAACAACCGGCTGTGCTTGCGCGACTGGAGAATCTGCAACGTCGATTTGCCCAATCCGGACGCGACGAACCCAACCCGTTGACTCCCCGCTTCATGTTGCTGCATACGCTGTCTCACCTGCTGATGCGGCAGATCGAATCCGAAGGTGGCTATCCGGCGGCATCACTTATCGAGCGCATTTATTGCACCCACGCGCCGGAGCGCATGGCCGGCATTCTCATCCATGTCGCCGTCCCTGACATCGCTGGCTCGTTGGGTGGCTTGGCGGAACTGGCCGAACCAAAGCGGTTTCTGGGCATCCTCTCCCGCGCTCTGGAACATGCCGGTTGGTGCTCGCTCGATCCGGTCTGCAGTGAACACGATGGGCAAGGGCCAGGTCTACTGAACCGGGCCGCCTGCCATGCGTGCACGTTGGTGCCAGAACCCGCTTGCGAATACGGTAATACGTTGCTGGATCGCTGTTTCATCAAAGGCGATGACAGTCACGGACTGCCTGCATTCTTCGGAGCGCCGTGA
- a CDS encoding DNA/RNA helicase domain-containing protein: MAVDRTRRFILPGIQDLNKDQDEALALPLEGQHLIIGGPGTGKSVVALLRARRLAVDQKKYRILVYNHLLNGSNRHLFGSTQPLVSNTWEKWFREMYKYIFNQTVPTIPQENPGAYKPIDWKAVEKTSDIQDGAELPLNGSLFLLIDEGQDMPPQFYETLWDWGLRNFYVVADQNQQMHPDKCSSRQDIEDALGIWVKDTLELKSNYRNTRPIAQLAQHFYPDDPASPRPDLPDPKPTATSPELWTYGAIDQPSLNEIVERILQLSDRFQSKLIGIITPDNGVREKFYDALAKANPRLDNGKPPIQTFASGQQEPLDFGQGGIMIINAQSCKGLEFDIAILANIDQHKPKQDIHTLKSRFYVMVARGREQVILLRTGNTCPVVESLLPTDSTILARKE, translated from the coding sequence ATGGCTGTAGACCGCACTCGCCGCTTTATCCTGCCCGGCATTCAGGACCTCAATAAAGATCAGGACGAGGCGCTGGCTCTCCCCTTGGAGGGGCAGCATCTCATCATTGGTGGGCCAGGAACCGGCAAGTCGGTGGTGGCATTGCTTCGGGCACGAAGACTTGCTGTAGACCAAAAAAAATATCGAATCCTTGTCTACAATCATCTGCTGAATGGTTCGAACAGACACCTGTTCGGTTCCACCCAACCATTGGTCTCAAATACGTGGGAAAAGTGGTTCAGGGAAATGTACAAGTACATCTTCAATCAAACAGTCCCTACAATTCCCCAAGAAAATCCGGGTGCCTATAAACCGATTGACTGGAAAGCTGTCGAGAAAACATCTGACATCCAAGACGGGGCTGAATTACCTCTGAACGGAAGCCTCTTCCTGCTTATTGATGAAGGGCAAGACATGCCCCCCCAATTCTATGAAACGCTTTGGGATTGGGGGCTTAGGAACTTCTATGTCGTGGCGGATCAGAATCAGCAAATGCACCCTGATAAATGCAGTTCACGCCAAGATATCGAGGATGCTCTGGGAATTTGGGTAAAAGACACTCTGGAACTTAAGTCCAACTATCGAAATACCCGTCCGATCGCGCAGTTGGCGCAGCACTTTTATCCAGACGATCCTGCCAGTCCAAGGCCAGACCTGCCCGATCCAAAACCCACTGCCACATCGCCGGAACTCTGGACGTACGGCGCCATTGACCAGCCATCATTGAATGAAATCGTTGAGCGAATCCTTCAGTTGAGTGATCGTTTCCAAAGCAAACTAATCGGAATAATCACCCCTGACAACGGAGTTCGTGAAAAGTTTTATGATGCCCTCGCCAAGGCCAATCCAAGGCTGGACAATGGTAAGCCACCTATACAAACCTTTGCTTCGGGACAGCAAGAACCGCTGGATTTTGGGCAAGGTGGAATCATGATTATCAACGCGCAATCCTGCAAAGGGCTTGAGTTCGATATCGCCATTCTTGCCAATATCGACCAGCACAAACCAAAACAGGATATCCATACGCTGAAATCGCGCTTCTATGTGATGGTGGCGCGCGGCCGGGAGCAGGTCATCCTGCTGCGTACCGGAAATACTTGCCCAGTCGTGGAAAGTCTGCTTCCCACTGACTCGACCATCCTCGCCAGGAAAGAGTAA
- a CDS encoding ISAs1 family transposase — translation MSCLTEIDDPRKPSNGTLHDFREILVIMIAAVLSDSDTVEDIAFWARKKEAWLRRFLVLKNGIPSEETFLRILRALDPKQFEAAFRRWVGGVVGALNDDAALSGTIAIDGKTVRGSGSGGESAIHMVSAFATDLGLVLGQEKVAAKSNELTAIPELLDALSIKGLLVSIDAMGCQKSIAKQIVAKKGDYLLMVKGNQPKLLEAIETAFIDQHAVESVDHEYLVERSHGRTVGQIASVLPAKGIVDPAEWPKCTTIGHIDSIRVIGDKESGLERRYYISSRALSAEELAAAVRAHWGVENRLHWVLDVSFGEDASTLCKDNAPQNLSLLRKIALNIIRADKTDTSKASLRLKRKGAAWDDDVRENMLGLRSIC, via the coding sequence ATGAGCTGTCTGACCGAAATCGATGATCCGCGCAAACCGAGCAACGGCACCCTGCATGACTTCCGGGAGATCCTGGTGATCATGATCGCGGCCGTGCTCTCGGACTCCGACACCGTCGAGGACATCGCCTTCTGGGCGCGCAAGAAGGAAGCGTGGCTGCGCCGCTTCCTCGTGCTCAAGAACGGCATCCCGTCCGAGGAAACCTTCCTGCGCATCCTGCGGGCGCTCGACCCGAAGCAGTTCGAAGCGGCCTTCCGGCGCTGGGTCGGCGGCGTCGTGGGTGCGCTCAACGACGATGCGGCGCTGAGCGGCACGATCGCCATCGACGGCAAGACCGTGCGCGGGTCGGGCAGTGGCGGCGAAAGTGCGATCCATATGGTCAGCGCCTTCGCCACCGATCTGGGGCTCGTGCTCGGTCAGGAGAAGGTGGCGGCCAAGAGCAACGAACTCACCGCGATCCCCGAACTGCTCGATGCGCTGTCGATCAAGGGGCTGCTCGTCAGCATTGACGCCATGGGTTGCCAGAAAAGCATTGCCAAACAGATCGTTGCGAAAAAGGGCGACTACCTGCTGATGGTCAAGGGCAACCAGCCCAAGCTGCTTGAGGCGATCGAGACCGCCTTCATCGATCAACACGCGGTCGAGTCGGTCGACCATGAGTATCTGGTCGAGCGCTCTCATGGCCGCACCGTCGGGCAGATCGCCTCGGTGCTGCCGGCCAAGGGCATCGTCGATCCGGCCGAGTGGCCCAAATGCACGACGATCGGGCATATCGACTCCATCCGAGTCATCGGTGACAAGGAGTCCGGGCTCGAGCGTCGCTACTACATCAGCTCTCGCGCGCTCAGCGCCGAGGAGCTGGCTGCAGCGGTGCGTGCGCACTGGGGCGTGGAAAACCGGCTTCACTGGGTCCTCGACGTCAGCTTTGGCGAGGACGCCAGCACGTTGTGCAAGGACAATGCGCCGCAGAATCTCTCGCTGCTCAGGAAGATCGCGCTCAACATCATCCGCGCCGACAAGACCGACACGAGCAAGGCCAGCCTTCGCCTCAAGCGCAAAGGGGCAGCGTGGGATGACGATGTGAGGGAAAACATGCTGGGGCTTCGATCAATATGCTAG
- a CDS encoding NERD domain-containing protein — protein sequence MIPREPLHTESNAEKQVFDQLRAAFSGPGQTGWFAMHSLNLPRHEYKRFGEIDFIVCGPDGLFVLEVKGGGVSCRDGVWETRNKHGATRLKESPFKQAEGALHGLRKKLPPQFEHAFVLGYGVVMPGVENLPESAEWDRTVLADAKDFKQFEKWLSRLIKHWHAKDARKPRATSDQLKHLQQLLRPDFEAVVPLHVTAGAVESRIARLTEEQLRLIDAVEANDRVICSGGAGTGKTMLGLELAKRWTAAGMNVAMTCHSPWLKSFLDRNPLAGLTVCLSDSIHLAARRYGIEKFDAVVVDEGQDILNMESLSKVDAYLKGGLDKGRWCFFHDINNQSGLCGAYVPDAYEYLSIFAPTKIPLRTNCRNSLPILNRIQDALQADMGNPGVGDGPSVRESFASDQQKAIQFVENELKTLTEEDGFMYGDIVILSHLPFEESLASFLSPRWHKSISILDGASPLSSDRQSIGFAQIPDFKGLESEVIVLIDLPAPGSRADLRSLHYVGMSRARAMLSMITVANR from the coding sequence ATGATTCCCCGCGAGCCGCTGCACACCGAAAGTAATGCGGAAAAGCAGGTGTTTGACCAACTGCGAGCAGCATTTTCCGGGCCAGGCCAAACGGGCTGGTTTGCCATGCACTCGCTCAATCTCCCCCGGCACGAATACAAACGATTCGGCGAGATCGATTTTATCGTATGCGGCCCCGACGGTCTATTTGTGCTGGAGGTCAAGGGCGGCGGTGTATCGTGCCGTGATGGCGTCTGGGAAACAAGAAACAAACATGGGGCCACGCGACTAAAGGAATCTCCCTTCAAACAGGCCGAAGGTGCTCTGCATGGCTTGAGAAAAAAACTCCCTCCTCAATTCGAACATGCATTTGTTTTAGGTTACGGCGTTGTGATGCCGGGTGTAGAAAACCTGCCTGAAAGCGCTGAGTGGGACCGCACAGTATTAGCGGACGCCAAAGACTTCAAACAGTTCGAGAAGTGGTTGAGTCGACTCATCAAACATTGGCATGCGAAAGATGCCCGTAAACCAAGAGCAACTTCCGATCAACTGAAGCATCTGCAGCAACTTCTGCGCCCCGATTTCGAAGCCGTAGTTCCGTTGCACGTCACCGCCGGTGCGGTCGAATCCCGGATCGCCCGACTGACGGAAGAGCAACTACGGCTGATCGATGCCGTTGAAGCCAACGATCGCGTTATCTGTTCAGGCGGTGCGGGAACAGGGAAAACGATGCTCGGCCTTGAGTTGGCGAAACGCTGGACTGCTGCCGGAATGAACGTTGCCATGACCTGCCATTCGCCTTGGCTGAAGAGCTTTTTGGACCGCAACCCTCTGGCTGGTCTAACGGTTTGCTTATCCGATTCCATCCATCTTGCAGCAAGAAGATATGGCATCGAGAAGTTTGACGCCGTGGTCGTCGATGAAGGGCAAGACATCTTGAACATGGAGAGCCTGTCGAAGGTGGATGCGTACCTGAAAGGCGGACTTGATAAGGGGCGCTGGTGTTTCTTTCACGACATAAATAATCAATCTGGATTATGTGGTGCATATGTGCCAGATGCCTATGAATACTTGAGCATTTTTGCGCCGACAAAAATACCGCTAAGAACGAATTGTCGAAATTCGCTGCCAATCTTAAATCGGATTCAAGATGCACTTCAGGCTGACATGGGTAATCCGGGTGTGGGAGATGGCCCATCTGTTCGTGAATCTTTTGCAAGCGATCAGCAAAAAGCAATTCAATTTGTTGAGAATGAACTAAAAACTCTCACAGAGGAAGATGGGTTTATGTATGGCGACATAGTCATTCTGTCGCATTTGCCATTCGAAGAGTCTTTGGCTTCATTCTTGTCTCCCCGTTGGCACAAATCGATTTCCATTCTCGATGGTGCATCACCGCTCAGTTCAGACCGGCAGTCCATCGGATTTGCCCAGATCCCTGACTTCAAAGGGCTGGAGAGTGAGGTCATCGTCCTTATCGATCTACCCGCACCTGGCTCCCGCGCAGATCTGCGCTCGCTCCACTATGTGGGGATGAGCAGAGCGCGTGCGATGTTAAGCATGATTACTGTTGCTAACAGATAA
- the ssb gene encoding single-stranded DNA-binding protein: MASVNKVILIGNLGADPELRSFPNGDRVCNLRLATTDSWKDKSSGEKRETTEWHRVVLYRKLAEIAGQYLRKGSQVYVEGRIRTRKWKDKDGQDRYSTEIEADEMTMLGGKGQGTAPSTSSGTSAEAWPDEFGGTKGRTKPPEWIDDLPF; the protein is encoded by the coding sequence TTGGCTTCCGTTAACAAAGTCATCCTGATCGGCAATCTCGGCGCAGATCCCGAGCTCCGGAGTTTTCCGAACGGCGACAGGGTATGCAACCTCCGCCTGGCCACGACGGATTCGTGGAAGGACAAATCTTCGGGGGAGAAACGCGAAACGACCGAGTGGCACCGCGTAGTGCTGTACCGAAAGCTCGCCGAGATCGCAGGTCAATATCTCCGCAAGGGATCACAGGTATACGTCGAAGGCCGTATCCGTACGCGCAAGTGGAAAGACAAAGACGGTCAGGACCGCTACAGCACAGAAATCGAGGCCGACGAAATGACTATGCTGGGCGGTAAGGGTCAAGGGACTGCTCCCTCCACCAGTTCCGGCACGAGCGCAGAAGCTTGGCCCGATGAGTTCGGCGGAACAAAAGGAAGAACGAAACCTCCAGAATGGATCGACGACCTACCGTTCTGA
- a CDS encoding IS630-like element ISAzo30 family transposase, which yields MVGNFRRPGDPMRMKRDGRKLDHGTLETIRRMAIERVREGEAPSQVIASYGFHRSVIYRWLKAAAGRGHGLRALASHPITGRPPKLTAQQARQVLRWIDGHSPMEHGFDTGLWTRGLVRDLVQSKFGITLSLSSIGALLARLGLTVQKPLQRAYQRDPAAIERWQHETYPALMRRAREEKAEILFWDESGFRADAVQGRTWGAKGRTPVVAVPGQRQSISAASAVSMKGGFWFAIYPGALNGELFVDLLRKLMHRRRKPLHLVLDGLPAHKKAGVKTYVASTQGKLTLHFLPGYAPDLNPDELVWSHAKRTGNARRPLQKGETLQERVHDQLADIGKHPALVRSFFKHPSVAYISAS from the coding sequence ATGGTGGGGAACTTTCGCCGTCCTGGCGATCCGATGAGGATGAAACGAGACGGACGAAAACTGGATCACGGGACGCTGGAAACGATTCGTAGGATGGCCATTGAGCGGGTGCGGGAAGGCGAAGCGCCGAGCCAGGTGATCGCCAGCTACGGATTTCATCGCAGCGTGATCTATCGCTGGCTGAAAGCGGCGGCGGGCCGCGGCCATGGGCTGCGGGCGCTGGCGTCGCATCCGATCACTGGACGGCCCCCGAAACTCACCGCGCAGCAGGCGCGGCAGGTATTGCGCTGGATCGACGGGCACTCGCCGATGGAACATGGCTTCGACACCGGGCTGTGGACACGGGGCTTGGTACGGGACTTGGTGCAGAGCAAATTTGGCATCACCCTGAGCCTGTCCTCGATTGGTGCGCTGCTGGCGCGACTGGGCCTGACGGTGCAAAAGCCGCTGCAGCGCGCTTACCAGCGTGATCCGGCGGCGATTGAGCGCTGGCAGCACGAGACCTATCCGGCGCTGATGCGGCGCGCCAGGGAAGAGAAAGCCGAGATTCTCTTTTGGGACGAATCCGGCTTTCGCGCCGACGCCGTGCAGGGCAGGACTTGGGGCGCCAAGGGTCGCACACCGGTGGTCGCGGTGCCCGGGCAGCGGCAAAGTATCAGTGCGGCCTCGGCCGTCAGCATGAAGGGCGGCTTCTGGTTCGCCATCTACCCTGGGGCATTGAACGGCGAACTGTTTGTGGACTTGCTCAGGAAGCTGATGCACCGCCGCAGGAAGCCATTGCACCTGGTGCTCGACGGACTGCCCGCCCACAAGAAGGCGGGGGTCAAGACGTATGTCGCCAGCACGCAAGGCAAGCTGACGCTGCATTTCCTGCCGGGCTATGCCCCCGACCTGAATCCGGATGAACTGGTGTGGAGCCACGCCAAGCGTACCGGCAACGCCCGCCGGCCCCTGCAAAAAGGCGAGACCCTGCAAGAACGTGTGCATGACCAGTTGGCCGATATCGGCAAGCATCCCGCCTTGGTGCGCTCTTTCTTCAAGCATCCCAGTGTCGCCTATATTTCCGCCTCATGA
- a CDS encoding IS4 family transposase produces the protein MSWAADEFETIDLGDQRLNRRTVLVAERLAAQPTASIPAACGGWAETQAAYRLLSDDDIGWADILAPHLARTDERMAAHAVVLCIQDTTELDFNGQAIEGLGPLSFEAQRGMYLHPTYAVSPAREPLGVLDAWMWAREPKADDGTRSGLTESVRWIEGYERIAERAAALPATRLVYVADREADIVALMARARELGCPADWLLRSQHNRALPGGDKLWPRVLGAEPLGEISFTIPSRKGQKARQVRQQVWSSRVKLKAGPRDHLEATCVIAREIGAPAGVKPVEWRLLTNREAASFEAASELIDWYRARWEIELFFHVLKNGCKVEALQLATVPRLERALALFMVVAWRIARLMRLGRTCPELEAELLFERDEWQAAFILNKQRPPEKPPALNETVRLVAMLGGFLGRKGDGEPGVKTIWIGLQRVMDFAAGLKYARDQHDE, from the coding sequence ATGAGCTGGGCTGCCGACGAATTTGAAACCATCGACCTGGGCGACCAGCGCCTGAACCGGCGCACGGTGCTGGTGGCCGAGCGGCTGGCGGCGCAGCCGACGGCGAGCATCCCGGCCGCCTGTGGCGGCTGGGCGGAGACGCAGGCCGCGTACCGGCTGCTGTCGGACGACGACATCGGCTGGGCCGACATCCTGGCACCGCACTTGGCGCGCACCGATGAACGCATGGCGGCCCATGCGGTGGTGCTGTGCATCCAGGACACGACCGAACTCGACTTCAACGGCCAGGCGATCGAGGGGTTGGGACCGCTGTCGTTTGAAGCGCAGCGCGGGATGTACCTGCATCCGACCTACGCCGTGTCGCCGGCGCGCGAGCCCCTGGGCGTGCTCGATGCGTGGATGTGGGCGCGCGAACCGAAGGCCGACGATGGCACGCGCAGCGGCCTCACCGAGAGCGTGCGCTGGATCGAAGGCTACGAGCGGATCGCCGAACGCGCGGCAGCGTTGCCCGCCACCCGCCTGGTGTATGTCGCGGATCGGGAAGCCGATATTGTCGCGCTGATGGCGCGGGCGCGCGAGCTGGGTTGCCCGGCCGACTGGCTGCTGCGCTCGCAGCACAACCGCGCGCTGCCCGGCGGCGACAAGCTCTGGCCCCGCGTGCTGGGCGCAGAACCGTTGGGGGAGATCAGCTTCACGATCCCTTCGCGCAAGGGGCAAAAGGCGCGGCAGGTGCGTCAGCAAGTCTGGTCCTCGCGCGTCAAGCTCAAGGCCGGGCCCCGCGATCACCTCGAGGCGACGTGCGTGATCGCCCGTGAGATCGGTGCACCGGCCGGCGTGAAGCCGGTCGAATGGCGGCTGCTCACCAACCGCGAGGCGGCCAGCTTCGAGGCGGCAAGCGAACTCATCGACTGGTACCGGGCGCGCTGGGAGATCGAACTCTTCTTCCACGTGCTCAAGAACGGCTGCAAGGTCGAGGCGCTGCAACTGGCGACGGTGCCGCGCCTGGAGCGCGCGCTGGCGCTGTTCATGGTGGTGGCCTGGCGCATTGCCCGGCTGATGCGACTGGGCCGAACCTGCCCCGAGCTCGAAGCCGAATTGCTCTTCGAGCGTGATGAATGGCAGGCGGCCTTCATCCTGAACAAGCAGCGTCCTCCTGAGAAACCGCCTGCGCTCAACGAGACGGTGCGCCTGGTGGCCATGCTCGGCGGCTTTCTCGGGCGCAAGGGCGACGGCGAGCCCGGCGTGAAGACGATCTGGATCGGTCTTCAGCGCGTCATGGATTTCGCGGCGGGGCTCAAGTACGCGCGTGATCAGCATGATGAATGA
- a CDS encoding recombinase family protein, with product MSAVVTKKRCAVYCRVSTDERLDQSFNSIDAQREAGKAYVASQRSEGWSLVADDYLDPGFSGGNMERPGLRRLMADIEAGGIDIVIVYKIDRLTRSLTDFSRMIEVFERHKVSFVSVTQQFNTTTSMGRLMLNVLLSFAQFEREVTGERIRDKIAASKRKGMWMGGVVPLGYRVEARQLVIEPGEAKLVRRVFAQFVACRSTTDLVRALAAEKITSRRGTPFSKQGLHKILSNRLYLGEISHKGESYPGQHAALVDEALWNTVQTIFAENINVRRTDTWARRVDEALLRGLLFTADGERLQPSFTTKANGRRYRYYVPRRTLRYGAGKHPIGMLPAAPIEDMVLAQVHAALLAPEVTQAVCDAARHDHPQLTEPDIVLPLRNLAGVWRQLFAAEQQRIVQLLIERVVVTEDTLEIVWREPGWRELVGELHANTIGCELLQVEEQQEATA from the coding sequence ATGAGTGCGGTCGTCACAAAGAAGCGCTGTGCGGTGTACTGCCGGGTATCCACCGATGAGCGGCTCGATCAGTCGTTCAACTCGATCGACGCCCAGCGCGAGGCCGGCAAGGCGTATGTCGCAAGCCAGCGCTCGGAAGGCTGGTCGCTGGTGGCCGATGACTATCTCGACCCCGGCTTTTCGGGGGGCAACATGGAGCGGCCGGGCCTGCGGCGGCTGATGGCCGACATCGAGGCCGGTGGCATCGACATCGTGATCGTCTACAAAATCGACCGCCTCACGCGCAGCCTCACCGACTTCTCCCGGATGATCGAAGTCTTCGAGCGCCACAAGGTGTCCTTCGTGTCGGTGACGCAGCAGTTCAACACGACAACGTCGATGGGCCGCTTGATGTTGAACGTCCTGCTCTCGTTTGCACAGTTCGAGCGGGAGGTGACCGGCGAGCGCATCCGCGACAAGATCGCCGCCAGCAAGCGCAAGGGCATGTGGATGGGGGGCGTCGTGCCGCTGGGCTACCGCGTCGAGGCACGGCAACTCGTGATCGAGCCCGGCGAGGCGAAGCTCGTGCGGCGCGTCTTTGCGCAGTTCGTCGCCTGCCGCTCGACCACCGATCTCGTGCGCGCACTGGCCGCCGAGAAGATCACCTCGCGCCGTGGCACGCCCTTCTCGAAGCAGGGGCTGCACAAGATCCTCAGCAACCGCCTGTACCTCGGCGAAATCAGTCACAAGGGCGAGAGCTACCCGGGTCAGCACGCCGCGCTCGTCGACGAGGCGCTGTGGAACACGGTGCAGACGATCTTCGCCGAGAACATCAATGTGCGCCGCACCGACACTTGGGCGCGCCGGGTCGATGAGGCGCTGCTGCGGGGGCTACTCTTCACCGCCGACGGCGAGCGCCTGCAGCCCTCCTTCACGACCAAGGCCAACGGGCGTCGCTACCGTTACTACGTGCCGCGCCGAACCCTGCGCTATGGTGCCGGCAAGCACCCGATTGGGATGCTGCCAGCCGCTCCCATCGAGGACATGGTCTTGGCGCAAGTCCACGCCGCCCTGCTCGCGCCGGAAGTGACGCAGGCGGTGTGCGATGCGGCGCGCCACGACCACCCGCAGCTCACGGAACCGGACATCGTGCTGCCGCTGCGCAACCTCGCGGGTGTCTGGCGGCAACTCTTCGCCGCCGAGCAGCAGCGCATCGTGCAGTTGCTCATCGAACGGGTGGTCGTCACCGAGGACACGCTGGAGATCGTCTGGCGCGAACCGGGCTGGCGGGAACTGGTCGGTGAGCTGCACGCAAACACGATCGGCTGCGAACTGCTGCAGGTCGAAGAACAACAGGAGGCAACGGCATGA
- a CDS encoding DUF2924 domain-containing protein: MKASSSSLSVAAQVAALPELPMPALWTLWDQHFPRRPNRVNRGYLEARLAYRLQELAYGGLPAEVKAHLADCGERHSKIKTGRGPQVRLMPGAVLVREWEQREYRVVVTADGQYALDGKSYRSLSAVARAITGTHWSGPAFFGLKKTGGGR; the protein is encoded by the coding sequence ATGAAAGCATCTTCCTCTAGTCTGAGCGTCGCTGCGCAAGTGGCGGCGCTGCCCGAGCTGCCGATGCCCGCGCTGTGGACCTTGTGGGATCAGCACTTCCCCCGCCGGCCCAATCGGGTCAATCGCGGCTACCTCGAAGCGCGCCTGGCGTACCGCCTGCAGGAGCTCGCCTACGGCGGGCTGCCCGCCGAGGTCAAGGCGCATCTGGCCGACTGCGGCGAGCGGCACTCGAAGATCAAGACCGGACGCGGCCCGCAGGTGCGCTTGATGCCCGGTGCGGTGCTGGTGCGCGAGTGGGAGCAGCGCGAGTACCGGGTGGTCGTCACCGCGGATGGCCAGTACGCGCTCGACGGCAAATCCTACCGCAGCCTCTCGGCGGTGGCCCGTGCGATCACCGGCACGCATTGGTCCGGGCCGGCGTTCTTTGGGCTCAAGAAGACCGGAGGTGGGCGATGA
- a CDS encoding helix-turn-helix transcriptional regulator, giving the protein MHLTPQQLAARWQISEKTLERWRRRGTGPGFLRVVGRVLYPLDQVEACEAQGLAAPTRREARP; this is encoded by the coding sequence ATGCATCTCACCCCGCAACAGCTCGCGGCGCGCTGGCAGATCAGCGAGAAGACCCTCGAGCGCTGGCGCCGCCGGGGTACCGGACCGGGCTTCCTGCGCGTGGTCGGCCGTGTGCTGTATCCGCTCGACCAAGTCGAAGCGTGCGAAGCCCAGGGCCTCGCCGCCCCGACGCGCCGGGAGGCCCGCCCGTGA